A stretch of the Ictidomys tridecemlineatus isolate mIctTri1 chromosome 5, mIctTri1.hap1, whole genome shotgun sequence genome encodes the following:
- the Selenos gene encoding selenoprotein S, with protein sequence MEREGEQLSARPALETEGLRFLHVTVGSLLATYGWYILFSCILLYVVFQKLSARLRALRQRQLDQAEAAVEPDVVVKRQEALVAARLRMQEELNAQVEKHKEKLRQLEEEKRRQKIEMWDNMQEGKSYKRNARNPQEEESPGPSTSSVIPKRKSDKKPLRGGGYNPLTGEGGGTCSWRPGRRGPSSGG encoded by the exons ATGGAGCGGGAAGGGGAACAGCTGTCCGCGCGGCCGGCCCTAGAGACTGAGGGGCTGCGCTTCCTGCACGTCACAG tgggCTCCCTGCTGGCCACCTATGGCTGGTACATCCTATTCAGCTGCATCCTTCTCTACGTGGTCTTTCAGAAGCTCTCCGCCAGACTAAGGGCCTTGAGGCAGAGACAGCTGGATCAAGCTGAGGCGGCTGTGG AACCTGATGTTGTTGTTAAACGACAAGAGGCTTTAGTGGCTGCTCGTTTAAGAATGCAAGAAGAACTGAATGCACAAGTTGAAAAGCATAAGGAAAAACTAAGACAG cttgaagaagagaaaaggagacagaagaTTGAAATGTGGGACAACATGCAGGAAGGCAAGAGTTACAAAAGAAATGCGAGAAACCCTCAG GAGGAAGAGAGTCCTGGACCTTCTACTTCATCTGTCATCCCAAAACGGAAATCTGACAAAAAGCCTTTGCGGGGAGGTG GTTATAATCCTTTGACTGGAGAAGGAGGTGGAACCTGTTCCTGGAGACCTGGACGCAGAGGCCCATCATCTGGTGGATGA